A window from uncultured Desulfobacter sp. encodes these proteins:
- a CDS encoding ShlB/FhaC/HecB family hemolysin secretion/activation protein: MTRIFCREDGFSAYIIPLLWFLAVMLLAACPKPVQASEKQNRELTFDINSFYIEGNSVLEKEVLTMGIKDYMGQGKTAGDVEAARDALEKLYHSLGYPTVLVNIPEQTVSDGVVKFQVIESRIKRVRVKGNKYFTHAYLDRYLSGISPGEILYLPRIRKELARVNQNQDLKVSPLLIPGRELGTIDVELNVEDSLPLHGFLELNNRSTHSTTDLRLNGMISYDNLWQRGHAVSLQFQTSPEDTSEVRMFSLSYSMPSIFNIDHLMVGYYIKSDSETASGEGFDVIGNGQMAGFRYMVPLDGIGRYEHNIAGGFDFKDFNEDSLGVETPIQYLPFSIAYSGYESDTSGTTQFSLGINFLIRDFCGNDKEEFANKRYMSTGNYLYVTAGAERRQELPWDCSLFGRLDGQFTGQPLINNEQYAAGGVNSVRGYMESEVMADNALHGTLEVFAPNLIPKLTLIPYLFYDFAYLSLHDSLEGQFRNTFIHGTGLGVQGNWKKMIEYKMDWGIALKDTDDTQAYDQQIYFQVKWRF, translated from the coding sequence ATGACACGTATCTTTTGCCGGGAAGACGGGTTCTCGGCGTATATAATACCATTGTTATGGTTTCTTGCCGTCATGCTGCTTGCCGCATGTCCCAAGCCCGTTCAGGCATCGGAAAAACAGAACCGGGAACTGACCTTTGATATTAACTCCTTTTATATTGAAGGCAATTCAGTGCTGGAAAAAGAAGTTTTGACCATGGGAATCAAGGACTATATGGGACAGGGGAAAACAGCCGGGGATGTTGAGGCCGCAAGGGATGCCCTTGAAAAATTGTACCATTCCCTTGGATATCCCACCGTTCTGGTGAATATTCCCGAACAGACGGTCAGTGACGGTGTCGTGAAGTTCCAGGTCATTGAAAGCCGAATTAAACGGGTACGGGTGAAAGGAAATAAATATTTTACCCATGCGTATTTGGATCGATATCTGTCCGGGATCAGCCCCGGCGAAATTCTTTATCTGCCCAGAATTCGAAAGGAGCTTGCCCGGGTGAATCAGAACCAGGACTTGAAGGTTTCCCCGCTTCTGATACCGGGCCGGGAACTGGGCACCATTGATGTTGAACTTAACGTGGAGGACAGTCTTCCCCTTCACGGTTTTTTGGAGCTCAACAACCGCTCAACCCATTCCACCACCGACCTGCGGCTCAATGGCATGATCAGCTATGACAACCTGTGGCAGCGGGGGCACGCTGTAAGCCTTCAATTCCAGACCTCTCCCGAAGATACCAGTGAGGTCAGGATGTTTTCCCTATCCTATTCCATGCCTTCCATTTTTAATATAGATCATCTGATGGTGGGGTACTACATTAAATCAGACAGTGAGACGGCCTCCGGCGAGGGCTTTGACGTCATCGGCAACGGGCAGATGGCAGGATTCCGCTATATGGTGCCCTTGGATGGTATTGGCCGGTATGAACACAATATAGCGGGTGGATTTGATTTCAAGGATTTTAATGAAGACTCCCTTGGGGTTGAAACCCCGATTCAGTATCTGCCTTTCAGTATTGCGTACAGCGGATATGAGTCAGACACGTCCGGTACAACACAGTTCAGCTTAGGCATTAACTTTCTGATTCGGGATTTTTGCGGCAACGATAAAGAGGAGTTTGCCAACAAGCGGTACATGTCCACCGGCAACTACCTTTATGTGACGGCAGGGGCGGAACGACGCCAGGAACTGCCCTGGGACTGCTCTTTGTTCGGCCGTCTGGACGGACAGTTCACCGGCCAGCCGTTGATCAATAATGAACAATACGCTGCCGGAGGGGTCAATAGTGTCAGGGGTTACATGGAGTCTGAAGTGATGGCGGATAACGCACTTCATGGCACCCTTGAGGTGTTTGCCCCCAACCTGATACCTAAACTGACATTGATCCCTTACCTGTTTTATGATTTCGCATATCTTTCTTTGCATGATTCCCTGGAAGGCCAGTTCAGAAACACGTTCATTCACGGAACAGGTCTTGGGGTGCAGGGAAACTGGAAAAAAATGATTGAATATAAAATGGACTGGGGCATAGCCCTCAAAGATACCGATGATACCCAAGCCTATGACCAGCAGATTTATTTTCAGGTCAAATGGCGATTTTAG